The following proteins are encoded in a genomic region of Oncorhynchus kisutch isolate 150728-3 linkage group LG6, Okis_V2, whole genome shotgun sequence:
- the LOC109892600 gene encoding SWI/SNF-related matrix-associated actin-dependent regulator of chromatin subfamily A member 5, whose protein sequence is MSDEEIPSTSREPVPEEEELKPPLKAVPKAEGELDPEYEEKRKTDRANRFEFLLKQTELFAHFIQPASQKSPTSPLKVKPGRPRVKQDEKQNLLSVGDNRHRRTEQEEDEELLSESRKAANVLVRFEESPSYVKNGELRDYQVRGLNWMISLYENGINGILADEMGLGKTLQTIALLGYLKHYRNIPGPHMVLVPKSTLHNWMNEFKRWVPTLKAVCLIGDKDARAAFIRDVMMPGEWDVCVTSYEMVIREKSVFKKFNWRYLVIDEAHRIKNEKSKLSEIVREFKTTNRLLLTGTPLQNNLHELWSLLNFLLPDVFNSANDFDSWFDTNNCLGDQKLVERLHAVLRPFLLRRIKAEVEKNLPPKKEVKIYLGLSKMQREWYTRILMKDIDILNSSGKTDKMRLLNILMQLRKCCNHPYLFDGAEPGPPYTTDSHLVTNSGKMVALDKLLPKVQEQGSRVLIFSQMTRVLDILEDYCMWRGYEYCRLDGNTPHEARQDAIEAYNAENSSKFIFMLSTRAGGLGINLATADVVILYDSDWNPQVDLQAMDRAHRIGQKKPVRVFRLITDNTVEERIVERAEMKLRLDSIVIQQGRLMEQSNKLGKDEMLQMIRHGATHVFASKDNELTDEDINTILERGAKKTAEMNERMESLGESSLRNFTVDTGGAETSLYNFEGEDYREKQKLSMMEWIEPPKRERKANYAVDAYFREALRVSEPRAPKAPRPPKQPNIQDFQFFPPRLFELLEMEILYYRKTIGYKVPRSPDIPNAAQVQKEEQRKIDEAGPLSPEETEEKEKLLTQGFTSWNKRDFNQFIKANEKYGRDDIDNIAREVEGKNPEEVIEYSAIFWERCNELQDIEKIMAQIERGEARIQRRISIKKALDAKIARYKAPFHQLRIQYGTNKGKNYTEEEDRFLICMLHKMGFDKENVYEELRQCVRNAPQFRFDWFIKSRTAMELQRRCNTLISLIEKENMEIEEKERAEKKKRTTKSQMAHKRKADASSEATGRKEKKARA, encoded by the exons ATGTCAGATGAAGAGATTCCTTCAACTTCCAGAGAGCCTGTACCCGAAGAAGAAGAG CTGAAGCCACCTCTGAAGGCTGTGCCCAAGGCGGAGGGGGAGTTGGATCCAGAGTATGAGGAGAAAAGG AAAACAGATAGAGCGAACCGGTTTGAGTTTCTGCTCAAGCAAACAGAACTCTTTGCCCACTTCATCCAGCCTGCATCTCAGAAGTCTCCTACTTCACCCCTGAAAGTGAAACCTGGACGACCTCGCGTTAAACAGGATGAGAAACAAAATCTCCTCTCTGTTGGAGA TAACCGCCACCGACGCACGGAACAAGAAGAAGATGAGGAGTTGTTATCTGAGAGCAGGAAGGCAGCTAACGTCTTGGTTCGCTTTGAAGAGTCCCCATCCT ATGTGAAAAATGGAGAGCTGAGAGATTATCAAGTCCGAGGTCTCAACTGGATGATCTCCCTTTATGAAAATGGCATTAATGGAATTCTGGCTGACGAAATG GGCTTAGGGAAGACCCTCCAAACCATTGCATTGCTGGGATACCTGAAGCACTACAGGAACATTCCAGGCCCCCACATGGTTCTGGTTCCCAAATCAACGCTACACAACTGGATGAATGAGTTCAAACGCTGGGTACCAACCCTGAAGGCTGTCTGTCTTATTGGGGACAAGGATGCAAGA GCGGCGTTCATCCGCGATGTCATGATGCCAGGGGAATGGGATGTTTGTGTCACATCCTATGAGATGGTCATCAGAGAAAAATCGGTCTTCAAGAAGTTCAACTGGAGATACCTTGTCATCGACGAAGCTCACAGGATAAAAAATGAGAAGTCCAAG CTCTCAGAGATTGTCCGTGAGTTCAAAACCACCAACCGTCTCCTCCTGACTGGAACACCTCTGCAGAACAATCTCCATGAGCTGTGGTCACTCCTCAACTTCCTGCTGCCTGATGTCTTCAACTCTGCCAAT GACTTTGATTCTTGGTTTGACACCAACAACTGTCTGGGGGACCAGAAGCTGGTGGAGCGTCTGCATGCG GTGCTAAGGCCTTTCCTTCTGCGTCGGATAAAAGCTGAAGTGGAGAAAAATCTGCCTCCCAAAAAAGAGGTGAAGATTTACCTCGGACTGAGTAAGATGCAGCGAGAATG GTACACACGAATTCTGATGAAAGACATTGACATCCTCAATTCTTCTGGAAAAACAGACAAGATGCGCCTGTTGAATATCTTGATGCAACTGCGGAAGTGCTGCAACCACCCATACCTGTTTGACGGGGCCGAGCCCGGGCCCCCCTACACTACCGACAGTCACTTGGTCACCAACAGTGGCAAGATGGTGGCCCTGGATAAACTGCTGCCCAAAGTCCAGGAACAAG GGTCTAGAGTCCTCATCTTCAGCCAGATGACCAGGGTCCTTGACATCCTTGAGGACTACTGCATGTGGAGAGGTTATGAGTACTGCCGTCTAGATGGAAACACTCCACACGAAGCCAGACAG GATGCCATAGAGGCCTACAATGCTGAAAACAGCAGCAAGTTCATTTTCATGTTGAGCACCAGAGCTGGAGGTCTGGGCATTAACCTGGCAACTGCAGACGTCGTCATCCTGTATGACTCTGACTGGAACCCTCAAGTGGACCTGCAAGCAATG GACAGGGCTCATAGGATTGGTCAGAAGAAACCAGTGCGTGTGTTCCGCCTCATCACTGATAATACAGTCGAAGAGAGGATTGTAGAAAGAGCTGAGATGAAGTTGAGGCTAGACTCCATAGTTATACAACAAG GGAGGCTGATGGAGCAGTCCAACAAACTGGGGAAAGATGAGATGCTGCAGATGATCAGGCATGGGGCCACTCACGTCTTCGCCTCCAAAGACAATGAGCTCACagatgaagacatcaacactatctTAGAGAGGGGGGCAAAGAAG ACGGCTGAGATGAACGAGCGCATGGAGTCTCTGGGAGAGAGCTCCCTCAGGAACTTCACGGTGGACACAGGAGGAGCAGAGACCAGCCTCTACAACTTTGAAGGGGAGGACTACAGAGAGAAGCAAAAG CTGAGTATGATGGAATGGATTGAGCCTCCTAAAAGAGAGAGGAAAGCCAACTATGCGGTGGATGCCTACTTCAGAGAAGCCCTGCGTGTCAGTGAACCTCGAGCCCCCAAG GCCCCACGTCCCCCCAAACAGCCCAACATCCAGGACTTCCAGTTCTTTCCTCCTCGCCTGTTTGAGCTGCTGGAGATGGAGATCCTTTATTACAGGAAGACTATAGGCTACAAG GTCCCCAGGAGCCCTGACATTCCCAACGCTGCCCAGGTGCAgaaggaggagcagaggaagatTGACGAGGCGGGGCCCCTCAGTCCCGAGGAGACTGAGGAGAAGGAGAAACTTCTCACACAG GGGTTCACAAGTTGGAACAAGCGAGATTTCAATCAGTTCATTAAAGCCAATGAGAAATACGGCCGTGATGACATCGACAACATCGCTCGGGAAGTCGAGGGGAAAAACCCTGAGGAAGTCATTGAATATTCTG CCATTTTCTGGGAGCGGTGCAATGAACTCCAGGATATTGAAAAAATCATGGCTCAGATCGAGCGTGGCGAGGCCCGTATCCAGAGGAGGATCAGCATTAAGAAGGCGCTGGATGCAAAG ATTGCGAGATACAAGGCCCCATTCCACCAGTTGAGGATTCAGTATGGCACCAATAAAGGGAAGAACTAcacggaggaggaggacaggttcCTGATCTGTATGCTCCACAAGATGGGCTTTGACAAGGAGAATGTTTATGAAGAACTCCGACAGTGTGTCCGGAATGCTCCCCAGTTCAGATTCGACTGGTTCATCAAGTCCCGAACTGCCATG gAACTTCAGCGACGCTGTAACACTCTCATCTCCCTCATCGAAAAAGAAAATATGGAGATTGAGGAAAAGGAACGTGCTGAAAAGAAGAAAAGGACCACAAAAAGCCAGATG GCTCACAAAAGGAAGGCAGATGCATCATCAGAAGCCACAGGACGTAAAGAGAAGAAAGCCAGAGCCTGA